The DNA region ACGATCTCCCGCAGGACTGGCCAGAGGGAGCAGTCGTCGATGGTGAAAACATTTCCTCCCAGATAGTGTTTGCCATCCAGTGCCTTTTCCCATGTGCGCAGAATGTCGAGTGCGTTTGCGCAATCACGGTGCTGTCGCCAGTAAGTCAAAAGTTCTTCGATCTTAGGCAGGTGAGCGCCTCCTTGCAACCGATCTATGCCGGGACGGGGTGCTTCAAGGTGAGCCTGCTGGGCGAAATTGTTCATGATCTCGAAATCACCCGCGACAATGGTGCCATCCGTACCGATGTAAACTGGTCGCTTGTCACTTGGCTTGGCAGATGCTTGTTCAGCAGTCATCACATCATAGCGTAGACTGCTTTCACTCAAACATAGTCGAACTCGAAGATTCGTTACCGGATCGTCTCCTGGGATCATGTGCGCCGTCGACGCGGAGACAAAGTTGACCACGTCAAATCCACTACCGTAAATACCGTCCCAGTCGAACTCAGTGGCATGGTTCTCCTGGCCAAAAGCGTGGATAAGTCGCTGGGTTTCAGCTGCATCACCGTGTATCACTGGCCTCGCTTGACCTTGTTTCTTGGACACGGCACCCTGCCCCCAGATAGTATCGCCCGTTAGGTTTAGGAATGTCCCGATATGTCGGAACGTTAGGGAGATACGCTCACCACCGTATGCTCGCTCTTCAACTGACTTTTCCGACTCAGGACGCTTATCCGGACGAATGCCGTGTAGCCAGCGCATATTTGTCTTTTGGCCCAGAACGAACAGAGACTCGTGTGGCAGAGGAATGCGCTGCGACTGCCTGGTCGAATCTTCTTCGGAAGTCTTTGTGCGCAGGGCCATGGCGCGCTGAGCACCCAAGCTGACATTGCAAATATATGAATCACGGGCAATGTCCAATGTCTTGTCAGAGTGCTCAGAGATACGATCTTGCCCATCTCTGTACAGCTGAATCAGGACGTGGTTCAATGGGTGGCCCAGAATCTGCTCAACAATGAAACGAACGCGATCGACAGTCTCCGTGAACGGATGCAATGGTGGAGACTCATCAGCTGGGTGGCGATAGATTGGAATCGACCCATCCGCCTGTGCCTTTCCCTGGACAGCTACCAGTCGTGGCACCTGGCCTGACATATGGTACATTTTCTGCCATGCCACCTCACGGCGAATTCGCTCAAAGGCGTCTGATGGCAAATCCAGGTCATAGATAATGCGAGAATCGCCTTCTCCGATCACATCACCTGGTCCACGGAGCTCCTGGGATTGCTTCGACCTGCGCGCACGTCGAGCATCAGATCGTGAGTTCGTCTCTGGCCTTTCGTCTGGTCGTCTCGCCCGGCGCACTCTTGCGCGCACCTTCTTGTCCGCATGTCCTGGGGGTGGACCATAACGGTCCTTAGCGCGGGCGATCTTGAGGCCCGGTttatcatcctcttcctcttcgtcgtTGACACGGTCAGGCTCACAGCCATCCGTAGCCCGAAAATCAAAGTTATCCAGAACATCTTCTATGCCCGTGGATCTGGCGGGCCGTGGCTTGGAACCTCCCTTCTCGGCGATGCGATCCGTTTCTTGCCAATCGAGTTCTTGCATAAGTTCCTCGGACGTTATGCCGTTCGCGCCAAAAATATCCGCCATGCGCCTCATTGCTTCTTCGTGTCGCTCAAAATTccgaaaacccaagcagtcTTCAACCAAAGTAACAGAGAAACCCAAACTAGCAGCGTCAAGAACAGTAGCGTAGACGGATATGTTGGATAGGGAACCGCAGATGTAGATTTCAGTGACGAGTTGAGAGCGAAGAGTCAGAACGAGACGATCGTTGCGCAAGGCAGAATAGTCGGATTTGGTGGTCAGAATGTCATGCTGCGAGTCAAAGGCCGCCACAATGGGCGCCGGCAGCTGACCCCCGGGACTGTGAGAATCGCCACATCGAGGAGATTCCGCGGACAGGAAGGCTTCTTCGTCCTTCGAAATGTTGGCTGTATGACTCTGACTCTTGTGCTTTTTGCTGTGGACTTCTCCCCCGCGACCTAGCACCACCAGCTCCTGCTCATTCGCGTCGAACAGCTCCCGACGAGACTCGTAATACGACTGTATCCAGAATACGGTTCCTATAGAGCGAAAGGAATTGGCCAGTTGAGGCAGAGTATCGAGAAAGTCGGCGGTGTTGGGGACATATAAAGCCCCGGAGGGTCGAACAAAGTCGTTTTGGaagtcgaggaggaggagggctTTTCGGGTCTGGACGGTAGGGACACCGCCAAAAGCAGCAAGGAAATCCATCGTCGCATTATATCGAGAGGTTAGGGGTTATTCTGAAGTGGTGATGGTGCTTTTGTAGAGAAAAGTGGTGGAACATGTCCGTGTCTTTATGCCTGATATACAAGGCATAAAAACGGTGACAGCGTCATGAGCTCGTACAACTTATATACAGTACCCCTGGTAGTATTACCATAGCCTACCCTACTCTACACTTTATATACTTGTACCTCTGTACAATCCagcatattattattattgcatAGCTACAATTCGTACACAATTCTAGGCTGAATAAATCAGCCAATCACAGTGCCTCTCCGACATCGGCCGGGGAGCAGTAGACCAACTCCGGTCACGTGCAACCCCGGGCAGCCGGTGGCAGCGTATAAGAAAAGCCCCAACCTAATCTTCATTTcacttttttcttcttctctcactCAATTGACaatctcctctcctctcctctctcaCCTTATACCTCTATAACCATCGCAATGGCTTCTCGTGGTCTCCCCCGTGCCCTCCGCTGCGCCCGCGTGGCTGCCCCTCGCTCCGTCCTCTCCTCCGCTCTCCCTCGTCCCGCTCTCGctaaggctgctgctgctgctgtccCTCGCATGACCATTAACCAGCAGCCCATTCGTGGTCTTAAGCAGATTACTTTTGCCGACTCGACTGAGACCGTCTACGAGCGTGAGGACTGGCCCCGTGAGAAGCTCCAGGAATTCTTCAAGAACGACACACTTGCTCTGATCGGTTATGGCTCTCAGGGTCACGGTCAGGGTCTGAACCTGCGTGACCAGGGTCTCAATGTCATTGTTGGTGTGCGGAAGGACGGTGCTTCATGGAAGGAGGCTGTCCAGGACGGCTGGGTTCCCGGCAAGAACCTGTTCGATGTCGACACTGCTGTCGAGAAGGGTACCGTCGTCATGAACCTGCTCTCCGACGCCGCCCAGAGTGAGACCTGGCCCGCTCTCAAGCCCAAGATCACCAAGGGCAAGACTCTCTACTTCTCCCACGGTTTCTCCCCCGTCTTCAAGGACCTCACCAAGGTCGACGTTCCCGAGGATGTCGATGTCATCCTCGTTGCCCCCAAGGGTTCCGGCCGTACCGTCCGTACCCTCTTCCGTGAGGGCCGTGGTATCAACTCCTCCATCGCCGTCTTCCAGGACGTCACCGGCCAGGCCAAGGAGAAGGCCATCGCCATGGGTGTCGCTGTCGGCTCCGGCTACCTCTACGAGACCACCTTCCAGAAGGAGGTCTACTCCGACCTGTACGGTGAGCGTGGTTGCTTGATGGGTGGTATCCACGGTATGTTCCTTGCCCAGTACGAGGTTCTCCGTGAGCGCGGCCACTCTCCCTCCGAGGCCTTCAACGAGACCGTCGAGGAGGCCACTCAGTCGCTGTACCCCTTGATCGGTGGTAACGGTATGGACTGGATGTATGCCGCCTGCTCGACCACCGCCCGCCGCGGTGCCATCGACTGGTCCAGCCGCTTCCGTGACAACCTCAAGCCCCTCTTCAACGAGCTCTACGACCGTGTCCAGGACGGTACCGAGACCCAGCGCTCGCTCGACTACAACTCGCAGAAGGACTACCGTGAGAAGTACGAGAAGGAGATGCAGGAGATCCGGGATCTCGAGATCTGGCGTGCCGGCAAGGCCGTCCGCTCCCTCCGCCCTGAGAACCAGAAATAAATAATGTAATGATAGGATGGGAAAAGTTACGAATGTACTATGACTTCAATTTCAATCTCAGTATTAATTGGTTCATTTCTTCACCTCCGCATCGGCTGTGTCCGCCCGTATTAGTACCAGTAGATAAGCAGCCATCCCCCAGTTCTACCCCAGGGGTAAATTCCTTTCTCTAATTCCTTCGCTACCAATTCGATCGCTACATACAATCAAAATgctcccctccccctccgccATCCACGCCGCCCACTCCCTAATCCACCCGTACATCCACCATACCCCCCTCCTAACCTCCCGCACCCTCAACACCATCGCCTCAACCCCTCAATCCGCAGAGTCACTGGTGGGGACGCCCTTCGAAGGCCAGACTCCAGCCCACCCACGcctgcgcttcttcttcaaatgCGAGAATTACCAACGCATCGGCGCGTTCAAGGCGCGCGGGGCATTTCATGCATTACTGCGGCTCGTGGAGGAGCGCGGGGAGGACGAGATTAAGAGGAGGGGTGTTATTACACATAGTTCTGGTATCCTCACCACCCTTCAATCCCAGATAAACTACCCAGAGAAGATGAATGCTTACTTGATAATGCGCAGGAAACCACGCCCAAGCCCTCGCCCTCGCCGCATCCACGCTAAACATCCCCGCCTACATCGTGATGCCGAGTATCAGCACGCCATCCAAGATCGCGGGGACGCAATCGCACGGCGCGGAGGTCGTTTTCAGCGGCTCGACCAGCGTCGAGCGCGAAGCTGTCGTGGCCGATATCCAAGGCAGAACGAATGCGATTCTCGTGCCGCCGTATGACGACTATAATATCATCTGTGGACAGGGGACGACAGGTCTTGAGCTCGAGGAGCAGTATAGGGATAGTGTGCGGGAGAAGCCGGAACTCAGTGCTCATGGGGGCACTGGTGGTGGTCTCGATGCCGTGATCACACCTATTGGCGGCGGAGGATTGAATGCTGGCGTAGCGACGTTCTTTTCGGACAAATCGACGCGGGTTTTTGGCGCTGAGCCTAACTTTGAAGGCGCGGATGATTGTCGGCGTGGGTTGGAGGCTGGGGAGCGGGTTCCGGCTGTTAGTACGCTGACGATAGCTGATGGACTGCGCACGCCAGTGGGCTTGTTGAACTGGGCTGTTATTTCGGATCCGAAGAAGGTAGCCGGTGTCTACGCCGTGACGGAGGAGCAGATCAAGGCTGCGATGCGGCTGGTGCTGGAACGCATGAAGGTGGTTGTTGAGCCGAGCGCGGTTGTGGGATTAGCTGTCTGTTTGTATAACGAGGACTTCCGACGACGGGTTGCGACAGAAGCTGGACAAGAAGGCTGGGATGTAGGGATTGTGTTCAGTGGTGGAAATACAACCGTGGAAGCCATTGGTAAGTTTTACAGTTAGTTAGAATCATACCAGCACGCCATGTTTATCCGCAGAAAATACAAACGTCCCTCTACTCTGTCTCTCCAATCCCTCCACCACTCTCCTCGGCCACTGCTCTTTCCCCAATCCATTCACACAGCCCAGAAACCTCCCCTGCCCGTTCGCCCTCACAACAACCCTCAACGTAGGAAACAATC from Aspergillus chevalieri M1 DNA, chromosome 2, nearly complete sequence includes:
- a CDS encoding isochorismatase family protein family (COG:L;~EggNog:ENOG410PJ37;~InterPro:IPR005123,IPR000868,IPR036380,IPR032854, IPR036282,IPR027450,IPR037151,IPR004046;~PFAM:PF14497,PF13532,PF00857;~go_function: GO:0016491 - oxidoreductase activity [Evidence IEA];~go_function: GO:0051213 - dioxygenase activity [Evidence IEA];~go_process: GO:0006281 - DNA repair [Evidence IEA];~go_process: GO:0006307 - DNA dealkylation involved in DNA repair [Evidence IEA];~go_process: GO:0035552 - oxidative single-stranded DNA demethylation [Evidence IEA];~go_process: GO:0055114 - oxidation-reduction process [Evidence IEA]), with product MDFLAAFGGVPTVQTRKALLLLDFQNDFVRPSGALYVPNTADFLDTLPQLANSFRSIGTVFWIQSYYESRRELFDANEQELVVLGRGGEVHSKKHKSQSHTANISKDEEAFLSAESPRCGDSHSPGGQLPAPIVAAFDSQHDILTTKSDYSALRNDRLVLTLRSQLVTEIYICGSLSNISVYATVLDAASLGFSVTLVEDCLGFRNFERHEEAMRRMADIFGANGITSEELMQELDWQETDRIAEKGGSKPRPARSTGIEDVLDNFDFRATDGCEPDRVNDEEEEDDKPGLKIARAKDRYGPPPGHADKKVRARVRRARRPDERPETNSRSDARRARRSKQSQELRGPGDVIGEGDSRIIYDLDLPSDAFERIRREVAWQKMYHMSGQVPRLVAVQGKAQADGSIPIYRHPADESPPLHPFTETVDRVRFIVEQILGHPLNHVLIQLYRDGQDRISEHSDKTLDIARDSYICNVSLGAQRAMALRTKTSEEDSTRQSQRIPLPHESLFVLGQKTNMRWLHGIRPDKRPESEKSVEERAYGGERISLTFRHIGTFLNLTGDTIWGQGAVSKKQGQARPVIHGDAAETQRLIHAFGQENHATEFDWDGIYGSGFDVVNFVSASTAHMIPGDDPVTNLRVRLCLSESSLRYDVMTAEQASAKPSDKRPVYIGTDGTIVAGDFEIMNNFAQQAHLEAPRPGIDRLQGGAHLPKIEELLTYWRQHRDCANALDILRTWEKALDGKHYLGGNVFTIDDCSLWPVLREIVQTRGKLPSRFSNLCHYYNRVEKRGLVKAVLEEE
- the ILV5 gene encoding Ketol-acid reductoisomerase (BUSCO:EOG09262N3C;~COG:E;~EggNog:ENOG410PHY1;~InterPro:IPR013023,IPR000506,IPR013116,IPR036291, IPR016207,IPR008927,IPR013328;~PFAM:PF01450,PF07991;~go_function: GO:0004455 - ketol-acid reductoisomerase activity [Evidence IEA];~go_function: GO:0016491 - oxidoreductase activity [Evidence IEA];~go_process: GO:0009082 - branched-chain amino acid biosynthetic process [Evidence IEA];~go_process: GO:0055114 - oxidation-reduction process [Evidence IEA]) is translated as MASRGLPRALRCARVAAPRSVLSSALPRPALAKAAAAAVPRMTINQQPIRGLKQITFADSTETVYEREDWPREKLQEFFKNDTLALIGYGSQGHGQGLNLRDQGLNVIVGVRKDGASWKEAVQDGWVPGKNLFDVDTAVEKGTVVMNLLSDAAQSETWPALKPKITKGKTLYFSHGFSPVFKDLTKVDVPEDVDVILVAPKGSGRTVRTLFREGRGINSSIAVFQDVTGQAKEKAIAMGVAVGSGYLYETTFQKEVYSDLYGERGCLMGGIHGMFLAQYEVLRERGHSPSEAFNETVEEATQSLYPLIGGNGMDWMYAACSTTARRGAIDWSSRFRDNLKPLFNELYDRVQDGTETQRSLDYNSQKDYREKYEKEMQEIRDLEIWRAGKAVRSLRPENQK
- a CDS encoding threonine/serine dehydratase (COG:E;~EggNog:ENOG410PFC0;~InterPro:IPR036052,IPR001926;~PFAM:PF00291), with the translated sequence MLPSPSAIHAAHSLIHPYIHHTPLLTSRTLNTIASTPQSAESLVGTPFEGQTPAHPRLRFFFKCENYQRIGAFKARGAFHALLRLVEERGEDEIKRRGVITHSSGNHAQALALAASTLNIPAYIVMPSISTPSKIAGTQSHGAEVVFSGSTSVEREAVVADIQGRTNAILVPPYDDYNIICGQGTTGLELEEQYRDSVREKPELSAHGGTGGGLDAVITPIGGGGLNAGVATFFSDKSTRVFGAEPNFEGADDCRRGLEAGERVPAVSTLTIADGLRTPVGLLNWAVISDPKKVAGVYAVTEEQIKAAMRLVLERMKVVVEPSAVVGLAVCLYNEDFRRRVATEAGQEGWDVGIVFSGGNTTVEAIGKFYS